The Pseudorhodobacter turbinis genome contains a region encoding:
- a CDS encoding ABC transporter permease, whose product MRLEPIANPSLARRLGFPAIALVVTVVIASLLAAIAGANPLLTLGLVLKGAAGSKFALLETLNRATPLIFTGLAIAVAFRAKLWNIGAEAQLYAGAIVTVVLGTSVLSGMGGAALPIVALGAMVAGAVVLLGPVILKTRFGVDEVVTTLLFNFIMLLLVSYLLEGPMKDPMGMGWPKSAPLDRALRLPRIVEGLRLHWGFGVALIAAGLVWFVQARTTLGYEMRAVGLNPQAARFAGIPVNGVLVKTALLSGGLAALAGFSEVAGLKGHLSQDLSPGFGYTGIIVAMLALLHPLGVVITAIFVAGIFVGADSMSRAAGVPTYIADLMLATGLLLMVLAIGLTKFRVVRG is encoded by the coding sequence GTGCGGCTTGAACCTATTGCCAATCCCAGCCTCGCGCGCCGTCTTGGTTTTCCGGCCATTGCCCTTGTGGTCACTGTGGTGATCGCAAGCCTGCTGGCCGCCATTGCGGGGGCCAATCCGTTGCTGACCTTGGGGCTGGTGCTCAAGGGGGCTGCGGGTTCCAAATTCGCACTGTTGGAAACCCTGAACCGTGCCACCCCGCTGATCTTTACCGGCCTTGCCATCGCCGTCGCCTTTCGGGCCAAGCTCTGGAATATCGGGGCTGAGGCACAGCTTTATGCGGGTGCAATTGTCACGGTGGTTCTGGGCACTTCGGTGCTTTCGGGGATGGGCGGCGCGGCACTGCCGATTGTCGCTTTGGGCGCGATGGTGGCGGGGGCGGTGGTCTTGCTGGGGCCGGTGATTTTGAAAACCCGCTTTGGTGTGGATGAGGTGGTGACGACCCTGCTGTTCAACTTCATCATGCTGCTGTTGGTGTCTTATCTTTTGGAGGGTCCGATGAAGGATCCGATGGGGATGGGTTGGCCAAAATCGGCGCCTTTGGACCGTGCTTTGCGCTTGCCTCGCATTGTCGAGGGGTTGCGGCTGCATTGGGGCTTTGGCGTGGCGTTGATCGCGGCGGGGCTGGTGTGGTTTGTGCAGGCCCGCACCACCTTGGGATATGAGATGCGCGCCGTGGGCTTGAACCCGCAGGCCGCACGTTTTGCAGGCATTCCGGTCAACGGCGTTCTGGTAAAAACCGCGCTTTTGTCGGGTGGTTTGGCCGCCCTTGCCGGATTTTCCGAGGTGGCAGGGCTGAAGGGGCATCTGAGCCAGGATTTGTCGCCGGGCTTTGGCTATACTGGGATTATCGTCGCGATGCTGGCGCTGCTGCATCCGTTGGGGGTTGTGATTACCGCGATCTTTGTCGCCGGTATTTTTGTCGGTGCCGACAGCATGAGCCGCGCCGCCGGTGTGCCGACCTATATCGCCGATTTGATGCTGGCCACGGGGTTGCTGTTGATGGTTCTGGCAATCGGTTTGACCAAATTCAGGGTGGTGCGGGGATGA
- a CDS encoding ABC transporter permease, which translates to MSMLFDILLTASFWAAAVRIASPLIFATMGELICERAGILNLGIEGIMVIGAFSGWMAVYLGMGLWGGVAVAMLAGMLFGLLHATLTVPFGLSQHVVGLGVTLLATSTSYFAYRLILPEVTSPPKITPFQPLEIPYLVDIPLIGPALFAQTALTYAAFAVVAITAITLYRTPLGLAIRAAGESPGAVAAQGLSVTGLRMGAVIVGSGLMAVGGAFLTLSAFSSFFFEMVNGRGWICIALVVFGAWRPGKALLGALLFAGFDALQIRLQQTPIGQAVPYQMFLMAPYILSILALILMSRRAQVPAALMQPFNKGER; encoded by the coding sequence ATGAGCATGCTTTTCGATATCCTGCTGACCGCCAGCTTTTGGGCCGCGGCTGTGCGCATCGCCTCGCCGCTGATCTTTGCCACGATGGGAGAGTTGATTTGCGAACGTGCGGGTATTTTGAACCTCGGGATTGAGGGGATCATGGTCATCGGGGCGTTTTCCGGCTGGATGGCGGTTTATTTGGGCATGGGGCTTTGGGGCGGAGTTGCGGTGGCGATGCTGGCGGGGATGCTTTTTGGGCTTTTGCATGCCACGCTTACGGTGCCTTTTGGGCTAAGCCAGCATGTGGTGGGGCTGGGGGTGACGTTGCTTGCGACTTCGACCAGCTATTTCGCCTACAGGCTGATCCTGCCCGAGGTGACAAGCCCGCCCAAGATCACCCCGTTCCAACCTTTGGAGATCCCCTATCTCGTTGATATCCCGCTGATCGGCCCTGCGCTATTCGCGCAGACAGCGCTGACCTATGCCGCCTTTGCGGTGGTGGCGATCACGGCGATCACGTTGTACCGGACCCCTTTGGGCCTTGCCATTCGAGCCGCGGGCGAAAGCCCCGGCGCGGTTGCCGCACAGGGGCTTTCGGTGACGGGGCTGCGGATGGGGGCGGTGATTGTGGGTTCCGGCCTGATGGCGGTGGGCGGTGCGTTTTTGACGCTTTCGGCATTCTCCAGCTTCTTTTTCGAGATGGTCAACGGGCGCGGTTGGATCTGTATCGCGCTGGTGGTCTTTGGCGCGTGGCGACCGGGAAAGGCGCTGTTGGGGGCGTTGCTTTTTGCCGGGTTTGACGCCTTGCAAATCCGCTTACAACAAACGCCGATTGGACAGGCGGTACCCTATCAGATGTTCCTGATGGCGCCGTATATATTGTCCATTCTGGCATTGATTTTGATGTCGCGTCGGGCGCAGGTTCCGGCAGCACTTATGCAACCGTTCAACAAAGGGGAACGTTGA